One Methanobacterium formicicum DSM 3637 genomic window, CGTATTTGTTATTTTAAGATTAATAAGAAGCTTAAATCATATTTGAAATCTTATTACAGCTGGGCCGGTGGTCTAGGGGTATGATACCTCGCTCACACCGAGGTGATCAGGAGTTCGAATCTCCTCCGGCCCATTCCATCTACTCCAATGGCATGAACTTTTTTAAATTTTTGGAATGAATTAATCAGATTAAAGATACAGTTGAATAGGTACAAGCAAAAGTGTTTAACTTTCAGATTATCGTGCGTCTTTTAATGAATCTTTGCAGTTGAAATCATTCCGTATATTGGGCCACTTTTAGATCAAGTATTTGGATTTCCTGGTGGTCTTGGTTGGATCACATTGGTCACTTTTGTTGAATCACTTTGTTGAATCAGTTTTGTTGAATCAGTTTTGTTGAATATCTTACCTTAGTTTTGTAATTTTTCTCTTAATGCTTCTGTTACTGTTTGTAAATCTATAAAATCAGATTCTTAAATGGTTAAAATGAAATCAATCGTTAAAATCTAAAAAAATGGATTAAAAAGTTTAAAAAAATGGACTTATCTAAAAAAAGGAAGTTTACGTGACTACGATCATGATAACGTAGATCACCAGGGAAACAAAGAATACGATTGTTCCTTTACTGAGAGTGGTGGTCACGTCACGCTCCACAGCCATCACCAGTCCATAGGATAAGACTGCGGAAATTAATATTTTCGTGACTCCTAAAATAGCAGTATTGGTGTATCCCATACTGATTACGTAGGTTATAAGGGATGAAAGCAGGAATACAATTATTATCAGGGATATTGTATTGGTTAAGAGGGGTTTAAGACCGGGTGCCTCTGGCATGGAGAATGATCTTGATTTGTTGGATCGATCTAAACTTCCCTTTCCCCTGCTGAAGAAACCGGAAGAGGGTGATGTCTTTGGAAACGACGATGCAGTGCTTGATGAAGGTGTGTAATCTTCGACTACCTCTGGATTTCCCCCACCTTCTCCTTCGTCTTCATCGTATACTTGGACTCCACTATAATCCTCATGCTGGGTGGAAAATTTTTTGGCCAGTGCTACTAACCCATCTTTATCTATGGTTTTGATGTTCCTGCGGTCAGCGTAGTTTACTGCACTTTTGGTAAAGTACGAGGTGGTTACCACCACGATCTTGGAGGCTTTCAGGGTTTTTCCCACCATTTCCATCTCCTTCAAAACGTCAAGACCTACTTCCCATCGGTCATCATAGTTTTTACAGGCTACAACCACCCCAATATCTCCGAGGATGGTGGGTAGAACTCCGTAGATGTCAATGATGTGTCGGGAAGTCTGGAAGTTACGGTAGACCTTGAAGCCTGATTCTTCCATTATCCTTGCCATGAATTTGACTAATCTGTTTTTATCCACTTCCCCCACCTTCAAACAGTGATGATATAACATCACCCCATAGTTTCTTTATTTACTAGATGATAATATTTGTTTTTTATTTCTTTATACTTAAAACTGTTCCCCTCACCAACTGGTTACTGCCGCGCAAACTATTTAGATGTTGAGGTATAAATTTGCTTTTATGACCATTCTCATCACTAATGATGATGGAGTTAACTCCTCAGGAATCATCGCTGCTAAAAAAGCAGCAGAAAAACTGGACCAAACACTGGTAGTTGCCCCGGCCACTCAACAAAGTGGAATTGGCCATGCATTAACCCTTTTTGAACCGATTAGAGTTACAGCTACAACTATGAATGATGGTAGTGAGGCCCATATGGTTTCTGGAACCCCCACGGATGCGTTAATTATTGGTATCTTTCAAATCGCTGATGAAAAGCCGGATTTAGTTATATCTGGAATTAATATTGGTGAAAACCTGGGAAAATCAGAGTTAACCACTTCTGGAACAATTGGAGCTGCCATGGAGGCAGCAGTTAACGGTATCCCCGCACTTTCAGTTTCAATGCAAGTTACTCGGGGAGATATCAAGTTTCATGATGGTCACGTGGATCTGGACTTTTCCCATGCTCAGAAGATGACGGAGAGGGTTGCCAGGATGATCTTAAAGAAAGGGTTGCCAGAAGGGGTTGATTTTTTAAACCTGAATATTCCATCCCACCCTGAAAGCGATCGTATACGGCTCACCCGTTTAGGTGAGAGAATGTATCGGGTGCATATTACCGAACGCCTGGATCCCCGGGGAAGACCATACTACTGGATTGATGGTGATTCTGTAGAGGATGATGAGGAGGGTACCGATGTCCATACTCTTAAGCGTGAAAGATGTGCAACTTTAACTCCCATTTCTCTGGATGCAACAGCTCCCCTGGAATTGATGGATGGATGGATGGAATAAAATTTAACTTTTTTAATATTTCGAGGATTTAAATTTTTTTGAGGATTAATTATCTTTTATTTTTAAAAATAGGGCTTAAGAGAGGTTTCATATTTTTCTACAGTAGATAAAATTCAGCTAAAATCCGGATAATTTCAAGGTATTATACTGAGTATTAGGATATTATGCTGGGTATTAATGGATTATACTGAGTTTTAAGGTTATATGCTGAGAATATTTTCTACAGTAGAAAATAAATTGTTGTGCTTCTCCAGCTGGAACAATACTATTCAAGGAATAAATTCTACAGTAGACTTACTTTTAAGGTGCCATAATCTTATTTTTCGTGCGTTAAAAGTTGAAAATGTCACTATTCTGGTTTGGAGTGTACTCCAATTCCCAGTATATCATCTGCACCTTCAAAAACAGCCTTAGCAATCTGGGCGCTTCCCACGGAACCAGATGTCGGGGGTAGCATTACCACTTCTCCAATGTCTTCCACTTCATCCTGCAGTGAACCGAAAAAATCAAATGGTTCCTGCATGGATCCCACCGAACCCGTTAGTACCACTCCCTCTATTTCATTATTGGCGATTCCTGCCAGTCCCCATATTTCCATGACAATAGTCATGAGCATGGTTTCCAGGGCCAGCTCGGCCTGGGGGTCTTTTTCCTGGTATCGTTTCAGGAGAACGTCCTTGGCGTGGGCCACCTTTTCATCAATACCAGCCACTTTAACTGCACCTGCACGGGAAAAACACTGGTTAGCAGTGCGTAATCCTTCATCAACATCACGAATCATCTTCAAATCCAGGGGCCCGTGAACAATTCCCATGGAACCAAGACAGGCATCCACCGCCCCCCTGATTTTCCCATTTTCCAGGAGAAGACTCACGGTGTTGGAGCTGATATCCGATACAATGAAGTGCTCATATCCAGTTTCCAGATGGGCATTGTAACATATACTCACCTTTTCTGCACTGGCGTGATGAGAATACGCAGCTTTGAACCTAGGATCCATGGAAGGGGTGTTCTGGTGTAGTCCAGGTATTAAAACAGTGGGAATTCCTGAATTTTCAATCTCCTCATAAACAGCGGTACCACCACCGGTAACCTTTCCTGCTCCTTCAATGGAGAGAATACCCCTATTTTTCACATGTTCAAGGGGTGTTATTTTGTTTATACCGTCACCCATGGCGTAGGTAATGGCCATCAGCTGGATTGAATCCAGATCAACTATCCTGGAAAGTTCTTCCATTGCGGAAACCTCACCAGCGGAGAGTTCATCCCGTCCTATCTTGAGATGTTCTGGTTCTGGTTCTAAAACTGTAAAAGAAACACCTGTGGTTCCGTGATCCATTCCTACAAATACCATTTTTAGTTCACCCGGGGTAAGATCAGTATTAGTGAAAGAGAAGTAAGTTAAATTAGTAATTTTGATGATTTAAATAATAACCATTTAGATAAGTCATTAAATAAACTAAACTGATAAAGTCATCAGATAAGGTTATCTGAATAAAATCATTAGATAAAATCCTGTTTTCAAATAAAAAAAGGGTGGAAAAGAATTATTCTTCCAGTCCACAGAGTTTTCTGAGCTTTTTGCCCCGTTTTTCAATTTCCAGTTCGTCTTCTATGGCCCTCATCCTGTTGAGTTGAGGATTTCCGGCCTGGTTTTCAAGGGCCCATTCTTTGGCGAATTTACCGTTCTGGATTTCTTTGAGGATTTCTTTCATTTCCCTACGGGATTCTTCAGTTATAACTCTTTCCCTTCGGGTTAATCCTCCAAATTCTGCAGTGTTACTGACATCATTCCACATTCCAGCGAATCCTTTCTTGTATATGAGGTCAACGATGAGTTTGACTTCGTGACAGGTTTCAAAGTAAGCGACTTCTGGCTGGTATCCAGCTTCCACCAGGGTCTGGAACCCTGCTTTTATGAGTTCAGTGACTCCTCCACAGAGAACTGCCTGTTCACCAAACAGATCAGTTTCAGTTTCTTCTTTGAAGGTGGTTTCGAGGACTCCAGCGCGGGTTAGGCCGCTTCCCTGGCCCATGGCCAGTGCCACCTGCTGTGCATTGCCAGTGTAATCCTGCTGGACTGCCACCAGGCCAGGAACACCGAATCCATCAACGTACTGTCCGCGAACTGTGGAACCAGGACCTTTAGGGGCGATCATGGTAACGTTAACATTGGCTGGTGGTTTTATGTACTGGTAGTGTATGTTGTATCCGTGGGAGAAACTGAGGGTGTTACCTTCTTTCAGGCCAGGTTTGATTGATTTTTCGTAAACATCAGCCTGTATTTCATCAGGAATGAGCACGTGAATAACATCAGCTACTTCTGCAGCTTCTTCAACGGTTAAAACTTTCATTCCATGATCAGCTGCGATTTTCCAGGATTTTCCTCCTTTTCGGAGTCCGACCACAACATTCAGTCCACTTTCGGCCATGTTTCGGGCTTGAGCCATTCCTTGACTTCCGTATCCAATAACTGCTATGGTTTTATCCTTAAGTACGTCTATATCCACGTCTTTTTCATAGTAAATCTTCATATGGGTCACCTCTTTTAAAATTCAAAAGAAATACCACCAGGGGCATATAAGAAATTTTTTTCTTAGGTTTTTTTTATATGTCTAATATTGATGGAGTTTGATTAATAAAGTTTGCCCTGAGTTGAATTAAGGCATATTAAACGCATTTAACTTCTAAAAACACCTTATTTATAGGGAATAACAATATTTAAGGTGTAATTTAGGGGATTGCTTTAGTATTAAAAATAAAAATAAGGGGGGGTTAAGGATCAATAATAAATTTTATATTGTTTTTGAACCCCTTGATATGGCGGTTGGTCCAGTTCTGGAGATTTCTTTGATACCAAAGCTTCTTAAAAGGTCAATGAGTGCGTCGATTTTTTCAGGTGTTCCGGTGATCTCCAGAGTGAGATTTTCTGGTCCTGCATCAACGATTCTGCCCCTGAATATCTTGGCATATTGAATGATCTCTGAACGGGATCTTTCTGATGTGGCATGGGTCTTGATAAGACACAGCTCCCGGATTACAGTTCCCTCTGCATCCAGATCCCGCACCTTAATCACTTCGATGATCTTATTCAGTTGTTTGGTGATCTGTTCCAGGATTTTATCATCCCCCTGGGAGATGATGGTCATACGGGCAAGTCCATCCTGTTCTGAGGGTCCTACAGTGATACTGTCGATGTTGAAACCTCTACGGGTGAACAGGCCAGCAACACGCTGGAGGACACCTGGCCTGTGCAGTACTATGGCACTGATTATATGGCTTCTCTGCTGGTCCATTTTAATCACCTCCAGTTTCCTGGGCAGAAGGTCGGTAGTTTATCTCACCCGGGTTTTCCCTTTCAACCTTGTATTCTCCAACGATTTCAGTGAGACCGCATCCTGGGGGTACCATAGGTAGGATCTCATTTGGATCGATCATCACATCAATTAGAGTTGGTTCTCCTGAATTCAAGGCGTTTTTCAGTGTTTCTTTCATCTCGCCGGGACGTTCCACACGGTGAGCGTTGACTCCGAAAGCTTCGGCCAGTTTAACAAAGTCAGGCATGGCATTGAGTTTGGTCTGGGAGATTCTCTCATCGTAGAACAGTTTCTGCCACTGGGCCACCATTCCCAGATAACGGTTGTCCAGGACACAGACAACCACTGGAATGTCATATTCCTTAACCGTTGCCAGGTCCTGGCAGACCATTAAGAATCCACCGTCTCCGCAAACTGCTACCACATCATTATCTGGCATTGCTACTTTGGCTCCCATGGCTGCAGGGAAACCGAATCCCATGGTTCCCAGGCCTCCTGATGATATGAACTTCCTCGGATTTCTGGAGGTGAAATAATGGGCCATCCACATCTGGTTCTGACCAACATCAGTTGTTATTATGGTATCATCTGTAACTGCTTCTGAAATCTCTTTTATAACCTGCTGTGGTTTAAGGGGCATGTCATCAAATGAAAGACGGGGCATACAACTGGCACGGAAGGTTTTTACGTAATCTGTCCAGTCATGATTGTTAGGCTGCTGTGTTTGGGATATGATCCTCAATAAGTGGGATAGGATGATCTTGGCATCACCCACAATGGGCACAGTCACATCTATATTCTTCCCAATCTCAGCTGGATCAACGTCAATGTGAATTATTTTAGCGTTAGGTGAGAATTTATTCACATCTCCTGTGGTACGGTCTGAGAATCGACAACCCACTGCAATGAGACAGTCACATTCATCTACCAGCATGTTGGATGCTACACGGCCGTGCATTCCCAGCATTCCCAGTGATAGTGGATGATCTTCAGGGAAACATCCTTTACCCATTAAACTGGTGGTTACTGGTGCTCCGATTATTTCTGATAGGTGCTGTAGCTCGGGTGATGAACCGGAAAGGATCACACCGCCTCCTGCAAGAATAACTGGTTTTTTAGATTTTAATATCAGTTCTGCGGCTTTTTTAACCTGCAGGGGATGTCCTTTTTTGGTGGGTTTATAACCTGGCAGGTCAATGGTTATGTTTTCTGGATAATCAAGTTCACCTTCCTGGACATCTTTAGGCAAATCAACCACCACTGGGCCGGGTCTACCAGTTCGAGCTATGTAAAACGATGATCTTATCATCGGGGGTATTTCTGATGATTCCATAGCCTGGAAATTGTGTTTGCTAATGGGCATGGTCATGCCTATGGTGTCTACTTCCTGAAATGCGTCGTTACCAATTAGGGAGGTACCTACCTGCCCTGCCAGGGCTACAATAGGAGCGGAGTCCATGTAAGCTGTGGCAATACCGGTCACCAGGTTGGTGGCTCCAGGACCGGAAGTGCCTATGCATACACCTACTTTACCAGAGGCCCGAGCGTAACCGTCTGCTGCGTGGGCTGCGCACTGTTCGTGCCTTACCAGTATGTGTTTGAGGTCTGAATCGTAGATTACATCGTACAGGGGGAGTAGGACTCCTCCAGGATATCCGAAGACTACGTCCACTCCCTCATCGGTTAGTGACTTTATTATGGCTTGACTGCCCTTCATATTTGACACCTAAATTGTGTTGCTTGACAAATTTCCTTACAAATTTCCTTTATTTAAAAATTTTATTTAAAAAAATCCACATTATTTTATTATATGCCGATTAGTTTTCATGTTATATGTATTTGTATGTATAATAATAATTGGAATTCATTAAAGGTTGATAAACTATTTACATGGTTAACCTACCTAATATCTGGCACGTAACGATATTTAAAAGGTAAATAAAGGGTTTTTTAGTGGAGCATTTACAGCTTCACCAAAGGCTCCTTTATAAAACCATGAATTATATGTGTGTGGAATTAAAGATTTAATTTAAGAAACTTGGAGGGTTAATATGAAGATTCTGGTGGTAGGAACTGGAGCAAGAGAACACGCCATTTGTCAGGCGTTACATAAAGAAGCTGATATTTATTCAATAATGAGCAATCAAAATCCGGGTATCGCCCGTATCTCCCAATTCAAGATTGGTAGTGAAATGGACATTGAAGGGGTGAAAAAACAGGCCCTGGATTGGAAAGTGGACATGGCCATAATCGGACCAGAAGCACCCCTGGAACACGGAATAGTGGACATGCTCCAGGAAGCGGGCATTCCCTGTGTGGGACCCACACGTCAAGCTGCCAGAATTGAAACAGACAAGGCATTCATGAGGGAGTTATTCACCAAACATAACATCTCCGGATCCATTGCCTACGGTGCCTTTGACACAGTAGAAGATGCCGGTGAGTTCATCGATGACTTTGGTGATGATGTGGTGGTGAAGCCAGTAGGTTTAACCGGGGGGAAGGGAGTTAAAATCGTAGGTGAACACCTTAAAGACTCAGAAGAAGCTAAAAATTACGTTAAAGAGATTATTGACAATAAAATTGGCGGTCATGCCAGCGTGGTCATAGAAGAACGTCTGGTGGGTGAAGAATTCACAGTACAGGCTCTGGTGGATGGAGATCATTTAATTCCAATGCCAGCAGCTCAGGATCATCCTCATGCCTACGAGGGAGATCAGGGCCCAATAACTGGGGGAATGGGTTCATATTCTGATAAAAATGGTCTTTTACCATTTCTTGAATCAAAAGAGTATGATTCTGCGGTTAAAGTCATGGAAGAAACCATTAATGCAGTTAAAAAAGAGGTAGGTCCTTACAAGGGAGTTTTGTACGGTCAATTCATGTTATGCCGTGACGGACCTAAATTAGTGGAATACAATGCTCGTTTCGGAGATCCAGAAGCCATGAACGTACTGCCACTTTTGGAAACCAGTATGGTAGAATTATGCCAGGGAGTAGT contains:
- the surE gene encoding 5'/3'-nucleotidase SurE, encoding MTILITNDDGVNSSGIIAAKKAAEKLDQTLVVAPATQQSGIGHALTLFEPIRVTATTMNDGSEAHMVSGTPTDALIIGIFQIADEKPDLVISGINIGENLGKSELTTSGTIGAAMEAAVNGIPALSVSMQVTRGDIKFHDGHVDLDFSHAQKMTERVARMILKKGLPEGVDFLNLNIPSHPESDRIRLTRLGERMYRVHITERLDPRGRPYYWIDGDSVEDDEEGTDVHTLKRERCATLTPISLDATAPLELMDGWME
- a CDS encoding methanogenesis marker 12 protein, with product MVFVGMDHGTTGVSFTVLEPEPEHLKIGRDELSAGEVSAMEELSRIVDLDSIQLMAITYAMGDGINKITPLEHVKNRGILSIEGAGKVTGGGTAVYEEIENSGIPTVLIPGLHQNTPSMDPRFKAAYSHHASAEKVSICYNAHLETGYEHFIVSDISSNTVSLLLENGKIRGAVDACLGSMGIVHGPLDLKMIRDVDEGLRTANQCFSRAGAVKVAGIDEKVAHAKDVLLKRYQEKDPQAELALETMLMTIVMEIWGLAGIANNEIEGVVLTGSVGSMQEPFDFFGSLQDEVEDIGEVVMLPPTSGSVGSAQIAKAVFEGADDILGIGVHSKPE
- the ilvC gene encoding ketol-acid reductoisomerase, translated to MKIYYEKDVDIDVLKDKTIAVIGYGSQGMAQARNMAESGLNVVVGLRKGGKSWKIAADHGMKVLTVEEAAEVADVIHVLIPDEIQADVYEKSIKPGLKEGNTLSFSHGYNIHYQYIKPPANVNVTMIAPKGPGSTVRGQYVDGFGVPGLVAVQQDYTGNAQQVALAMGQGSGLTRAGVLETTFKEETETDLFGEQAVLCGGVTELIKAGFQTLVEAGYQPEVAYFETCHEVKLIVDLIYKKGFAGMWNDVSNTAEFGGLTRRERVITEESRREMKEILKEIQNGKFAKEWALENQAGNPQLNRMRAIEDELEIEKRGKKLRKLCGLEE
- the ilvN gene encoding acetolactate synthase small subunit, which gives rise to MDQQRSHIISAIVLHRPGVLQRVAGLFTRRGFNIDSITVGPSEQDGLARMTIISQGDDKILEQITKQLNKIIEVIKVRDLDAEGTVIRELCLIKTHATSERSRSEIIQYAKIFRGRIVDAGPENLTLEITGTPEKIDALIDLLRSFGIKEISRTGPTAISRGSKTI
- a CDS encoding acetolactate synthase large subunit; its protein translation is MKGSQAIIKSLTDEGVDVVFGYPGGVLLPLYDVIYDSDLKHILVRHEQCAAHAADGYARASGKVGVCIGTSGPGATNLVTGIATAYMDSAPIVALAGQVGTSLIGNDAFQEVDTIGMTMPISKHNFQAMESSEIPPMIRSSFYIARTGRPGPVVVDLPKDVQEGELDYPENITIDLPGYKPTKKGHPLQVKKAAELILKSKKPVILAGGGVILSGSSPELQHLSEIIGAPVTTSLMGKGCFPEDHPLSLGMLGMHGRVASNMLVDECDCLIAVGCRFSDRTTGDVNKFSPNAKIIHIDVDPAEIGKNIDVTVPIVGDAKIILSHLLRIISQTQQPNNHDWTDYVKTFRASCMPRLSFDDMPLKPQQVIKEISEAVTDDTIITTDVGQNQMWMAHYFTSRNPRKFISSGGLGTMGFGFPAAMGAKVAMPDNDVVAVCGDGGFLMVCQDLATVKEYDIPVVVCVLDNRYLGMVAQWQKLFYDERISQTKLNAMPDFVKLAEAFGVNAHRVERPGEMKETLKNALNSGEPTLIDVMIDPNEILPMVPPGCGLTEIVGEYKVERENPGEINYRPSAQETGGD
- the purD gene encoding phosphoribosylamine--glycine ligase → MKILVVGTGAREHAICQALHKEADIYSIMSNQNPGIARISQFKIGSEMDIEGVKKQALDWKVDMAIIGPEAPLEHGIVDMLQEAGIPCVGPTRQAARIETDKAFMRELFTKHNISGSIAYGAFDTVEDAGEFIDDFGDDVVVKPVGLTGGKGVKIVGEHLKDSEEAKNYVKEIIDNKIGGHASVVIEERLVGEEFTVQALVDGDHLIPMPAAQDHPHAYEGDQGPITGGMGSYSDKNGLLPFLESKEYDSAVKVMEETINAVKKEVGPYKGVLYGQFMLCRDGPKLVEYNARFGDPEAMNVLPLLETSMVELCQGVVDGNLKKAHFKPQATVCKYLVPNGYPESGKSGQPILVDEEKIKAEGGLVFYAAVNQKDGNVLTTGSRALGLVTTGDSIHDAEERCERATQHVHGDLYHRSDVGTDEIILKRIQHMNEIRKS